A window from Pseudooceanicola algae encodes these proteins:
- a CDS encoding L,D-transpeptidase family protein: MRLRLTPMGLRTGCVTLPCSIGRGGIHPDKCEGDGATPVGRHRVAQLWYRPDRLARPVPWARPIGPSDLWCDAPDHGAYNQHCRAPFAASHERLRRADPLYDMVIVLDWNWPNARPGAGSAIFLHQWRRPGFPTEGCIALRRDHLHRLIRHLRPGDVIEVAPRPA, from the coding sequence ATGAGGCTGCGCCTGACACCGATGGGCCTGCGTACCGGATGCGTGACACTGCCCTGCAGTATCGGGCGCGGCGGGATCCATCCGGACAAATGCGAAGGGGACGGGGCGACGCCGGTTGGACGACACCGGGTGGCCCAGCTTTGGTATCGCCCCGATCGTCTGGCCCGGCCAGTTCCATGGGCGCGGCCGATCGGGCCTTCGGACCTGTGGTGCGACGCGCCAGATCACGGGGCGTATAACCAGCATTGTCGCGCGCCCTTCGCCGCGAGCCACGAAAGACTGCGCCGTGCCGATCCACTGTACGACATGGTCATAGTGCTGGACTGGAACTGGCCGAACGCCCGACCGGGGGCCGGATCGGCGATTTTCCTGCACCAATGGCGTCGCCCGGGGTTTCCGACAGAAGGCTGCATCGCGCTGCGCCGCGATCATCTGCACAGACTGATCCGCCATTTGCGCCCCGGTGACGTGATCGAGGTCGCGCCCCGCCCGGCCTAA
- the ribA gene encoding GTP cyclohydrolase II: protein MSLLPEVAELIARARTDLRMGLPVVLQGGGHGALVLAAETLRPARLRDLMALPGQPVLAITARRAETLKARPYDGDLARLPVPPGATPEWVGALADPADDLRHPMKGPLTALRDGSADLHRIALKLAKSARILPAAILAELGDPASFARDHNLTLLPAVHTAAQLDLASPMNAVVSARLPLAVSEAGRLHVFRPADGGEEHYAVEIGRPARDKPVLARLHSACFTGDVLGSLKCDCGPQLHGALTQMGSEGAGILLYLNQEGRGIGLANKMRAYSLQDQGFDTVEANHRLGFEDDERDFRLGAELLQRLGFSQVRLLTNNPAKIAMMEKEGVAVVERVPLKVGENPFNKAYLATKAKKSGHLL, encoded by the coding sequence ATGAGCCTTCTTCCCGAGGTCGCCGAACTTATTGCCCGCGCCCGCACCGATCTGCGCATGGGCTTGCCAGTGGTGCTGCAAGGCGGCGGCCACGGGGCGTTGGTGCTGGCTGCGGAAACGCTGCGCCCCGCGCGGTTGCGCGATCTCATGGCCTTGCCGGGCCAACCGGTGCTGGCGATCACTGCGCGCCGGGCCGAGACGCTTAAGGCGCGGCCTTATGACGGTGACCTGGCCCGCCTGCCGGTTCCACCCGGGGCCACACCGGAATGGGTCGGCGCGCTGGCCGATCCGGCAGATGATCTGCGCCACCCGATGAAAGGCCCGTTGACCGCCCTGCGCGACGGGTCGGCCGACCTGCATCGCATCGCTTTGAAGCTGGCGAAATCCGCCCGAATCCTGCCCGCCGCCATCCTGGCGGAGCTTGGGGATCCCGCCAGTTTTGCCCGTGATCACAACCTGACCCTGCTGCCCGCCGTGCATACCGCGGCGCAACTGGACCTTGCCAGCCCGATGAATGCGGTGGTTTCGGCCCGCCTGCCCCTGGCGGTGTCCGAAGCCGGGCGCCTGCATGTGTTTCGCCCAGCAGACGGCGGTGAGGAACATTATGCGGTCGAGATTGGCCGCCCCGCGCGGGACAAGCCCGTTTTGGCGCGGTTGCATTCGGCCTGTTTCACCGGCGATGTTCTGGGCAGCCTGAAATGCGATTGCGGCCCCCAACTACATGGCGCCCTGACCCAGATGGGATCGGAAGGCGCGGGCATCCTGCTTTACCTCAATCAGGAAGGGCGCGGCATCGGTCTGGCCAACAAGATGCGGGCCTATTCCCTGCAAGATCAAGGCTTTGACACGGTCGAGGCGAACCATCGCCTTGGCTTCGAAGATGACGAACGCGATTTCCGCCTTGGCGCGGAATTGCTTCAACGGCTGGGCTTCAGTCAGGTGCGGCTGCTGACCAACAACCCGGCAAAGATCGCGATGATGGAAAAAGAAGGCGTCGCGGTTGTCGAACGGGTCCCGCTGAAGGTCGGTGAAAATCCTTTCAACAAGGCCTATCTTGCCACCAAGGCCAAGAAATCCGGGCACCTTCTATGA
- a CDS encoding response regulator transcription factor produces MAQLKKILLVDDDDDLREALSEQLVMTEDFDVFEAGSGSDAMQKVKEGLFDLLILDVGLPDTDGRELCRLMRKQGVKSPVLMLTGHDTDADTILGLDSGANDYVTKPFKFPVLLARIRAQLRQHEQSEDAVFQLGPYSFRPAMKLLVTEDERKIRLTEKETNILKYLYRSADGVVARDVLLHEVWGYNAGVTTHTLETHIYRLRQKIEPDPSNARLLVTESGGYRLVA; encoded by the coding sequence ATGGCGCAATTGAAAAAGATCCTGCTTGTCGATGATGATGACGACCTGCGCGAGGCGCTGAGCGAGCAGCTTGTCATGACCGAGGATTTCGATGTCTTCGAGGCCGGCAGTGGCAGCGATGCGATGCAGAAGGTGAAGGAGGGGCTGTTCGATCTGTTGATTCTGGACGTCGGTCTGCCAGATACCGACGGGCGCGAACTATGCCGGTTGATGCGCAAACAGGGGGTGAAAAGCCCGGTATTGATGCTGACGGGGCACGATACCGATGCGGATACGATCCTTGGGCTGGATTCTGGGGCGAATGACTACGTCACCAAGCCATTCAAGTTTCCGGTCCTGCTCGCTCGGATCCGGGCGCAATTGCGTCAGCATGAGCAAAGCGAGGACGCGGTGTTCCAGCTTGGCCCCTACAGCTTTCGCCCTGCAATGAAGCTGCTGGTCACGGAGGATGAGCGCAAGATCCGCCTGACCGAGAAAGAGACAAATATCCTGAAGTACCTTTACCGATCCGCCGATGGCGTGGTGGCCCGGGATGTCCTGCTGCACGAGGTATGGGGGTATAATGCGGGGGTCACGACCCATACGCTGGAAACCCATATCTATCGCCTGCGTCAGAAGATCGAGCCTGATCCATCCAACGCCCGCCTGCTTGTGACCGAGTCCGGAGGGTACCGTCTGGTCGCCTAG